From Oreochromis aureus strain Israel breed Guangdong linkage group 4, ZZ_aureus, whole genome shotgun sequence, a single genomic window includes:
- the si:ch211-51c14.1 gene encoding protein kinase C and casein kinase substrate in neurons protein 3: MSTLPSENSLEDAYNRSFWMPGNYQRTAKRTEDAFQACNDIVACFQERARVERQYAQQLSEWSNKWKPVVDSSPLYGSLMKAWQCFLSSADRLAALHATICRSLVSEDGDRVRTWQKDTFHKKLFGGFKESHDIETGFARAQKPWAKRLKKLDKARRAYHKVSRKEQAAREREAHAQGNPDVSIDKQKKIQEEREVAQQEAEKVRARYEKVLEEVNNYAPRYMEEMESVFDQSQEEERKRIVFLKQAFLSIHKHLDITNNESVRSVYNELHNTLMGIDEQEDLRWWKNTHGPGMPTDWPHFQEWTPEKKNKKGKKEVEKSGTIEKSVMIGGVRVRALYDYVGQETDELSFKAGEDFLKIEDEDDQGWCRGKKSDGWEGLYPANYVEVV; this comes from the exons CCTGGGAACTATCAGCGCACTGCGAAGCGAACAGAAGATGCTTTCCAGGCCTGTAATGACATAGTGGCGTGTTTCCAAGAGAGAGCGCGCGTGGAGAGGCAGTACGCCCAGCAGCTCAGTGAATGGAGCAACAAGTGGAAGCCAGTGGTGGACTCTA GTCCTCTATATGGCTCTCTTATGAAGGCTTGGCAGTGTTTTCTGTCCTCCGCCGACAGGCTTGCCGCCCTACACGCCACCATCTGTCGCTCCCTGGTGTCGGAGGATGGGGACCGGGTCAGGACCTGGCAGAAGGACACCTTCCACAAGAAGTTATTTGGGGGTTTCAAGGAGTCCCACGACATTGAGACGGGGTTTGCACGTGCTCAGAAGCCGTGGGCCAAACGACTTAAAAAG CTGGATAAAGCAAGAAGAGCATACCATAAAGTGAGCCGTAAAGAGCAGGCAGCCAGAGAGCGAGAGGCACACGCTCAGGGAAACCCGGACGTCTCcatagacaaacagaagaagatccaggaggagagagaagtgGCTCAACAGGAGGCCGAGAAG GTCCGTGCCCGCTACGAGAAGGTCCTGGAGGAGGTGAACAACTATGCTCCTCGCTACATGGAGGAGATGGAGTCCGTCTTTGACCAATCACAGGAGGAGGAGCGCAAGAGGATTGTATTTCTCAAACAGGCTTTCCTCTCCATCCACAAACACCTGGACATTACCAACAATGAGAG TGTGCGGTCCGTGTACAATGAGCTCCACAACACACTGATGGGCATCGATGAGCAAGAGGACCTTCGCTGGTGGAAAAACACCCACGGCCCCGGCATGCCAACTGACTGGCCTCACTTCCAG GAATGGAcacctgaaaagaaaaacaaaaaagggaaaaaagaagtggaaaagtCAGGAACAATAGAGAAGAG CGTGATGATCGGGGGAGTGAGAGTAAGAGCTCTGTATGATTACGTCGGCCAGGAGACAGATGAGCTGTCCTTTAAAGCAG GTGAGGACTTTCTTAAGATCGAGGATGAGGATGACCAAGGATGGTGTCGAGGGAAGAAGAGTGATGGGTGGGAGGGGCTTTACCCAGCCAACTATGTGGAGGTGGTGTAG